The following is a genomic window from Drosophila busckii strain San Diego stock center, stock number 13000-0081.31 chromosome 2L, ASM1175060v1, whole genome shotgun sequence.
taaagttacaaaaatgaattaattaattgtagctCAATTTAATGGCAAAACATTTATGTACCTAAAGCTTATaattcttattttaaataaatttaatggacAAGggaataatttttgctttttcaacTCAAGCAAtcaatataacaaattgtagttttaattaaaactaaaagtaaagttCTCTCTAtaatttcaatacaaaatatataaataatatttaagcttaagaaattgctttgcttactttcgcttcaattaaataatgtaagcattgagcttaatttataaactaatgaataaataaatgtgtgcatttgtgtgtgtttttggaTGTGTGGATCACAACAGCGAGGCGTGCTTATCCTCAAACCTTGACTGGACTCCGCTGCAGCGTTTGGCGCGCTCTTGCTGGCagccatttgctgctgctgctgctgcttatcatCATCCGCTATGACCTCCTTGGCCAGCTCCACCTCCTGGCCAAAGGCAAAGTCGGCGCTCTCAAGCACATCGGGCAAACTGCAATTGCGACGTATGTGACGCGCATAGGCGCAGAGTTCCGCCTCATTGgcgttcagctgctgctccagctgctgctgttgctgctcctcttGGTGCTGCGCCTTGGCGAGCATGTCAAAGTTCATGGTCAGACTCTTCACATAGCCCTTTTGCTTGGAGTTGCAGGCAAAGGGACGCAGACGCGTCTCGGTGGCCAAACGTATTTGCTCCATTTTGCGCTCCTCCATGTCGATGAGCTTCTCAATGATGTCGATCTTCTTGGCAATGCTCTGGCATTGATGACTCGTCGAGTTGCCCGAGCGCTCCACATTGTCGAGGTTCTTCTGATGCTTCACGCGCGCCTGTTGTATCTCATCCACCACGGACTGCATGCCCGGCTTGGTGTAGCTCTGCATGTGCTCGAGATTCTCGGGCGCATTGCCGTTCTCTTGGAAATACATTTCAAAGCTGCGCTCGCCGCCATAGTCGCTGGGCAGACTGcccaccagcagctgctcgcccagctccagctgctgttgctgctccaccTCCTcctgcgcctgcgcctgcgCATTGCTGTTGATGTCGCGCTGCCGCTTAGCACTGGGCGTATACTTGATCTGCGAGACTGTGTTGAAGCGCACGCTGATCTTGGGGCGCGTCTTCTGGCGCACGCTGGTGGCGCGTCGGCTGCTCTCGCTCGTGTCGAAGCGCGAGACTTTCTTCAAGCAGCTCTGGGTGGTGGCCAAGGCGCCGCTACTTACCGAGTTGCGCATGGCCGCCAgagggcgctgctgctgcgcgcgcTGCTTCTCGTGCTCGAACTTCAGCAGATTATGCTCGAACTGCTGCACGACGCTGGCGGTGCGGGATTGCttctggcgctgctgctgcttctcgaCGCTGCAGCTCAGGGTGGACACCAGATTGTGCGGCTTGGCAGGCACAGGCGGCTTGGGCTGCAGCGGCTTGCGCACAAACAATTCGCGCTGCTGACCCTGCGCCAGCGGATTCGAGTtgcgctgctgacgctgctgggCAAAGTCGCTGCTGAGACTTTTGTTTACGCCGGAGTTGTACTGCTTGTTCTTGCTGCGCAGCGTGGGAATGTGATCCGAGGCGTGCGTCGCTGCagccggcggcggcgctgctgctgctgctaggcGCGGATATGTTTTGGAGCTGGGCAGCGCGCTGGGCTTGAGCGGCTCCAGATTGTAGCCGGTGACATCGAAGCTGTCGTAGTTGGCGCTGGAGGCCGCCGCCTGGCGCATGTAATAGTCGAAGCCGCCATAGGCATTGGGACTGTTGCCGTAGGACTTGGACACGGGTCCGTGTATGATAAAGTTGCGTATGCCCGCATGCCGCAGCGTGTGGATTGGCTGCTCCAGTGGAGCGCTCTTGCAGTCGCTTTCGTCGGAGAGGACGCTCTCCAGGCTGTTGCAGTAGCTGCCGCCGTCTGAGAGCAGCGACTCCTGGCTGAGCTCGTGCGGCAACTGGCCGGCGCTGCTCAAGAAGAAGCTGGCGCTGGAGTGGCGCTGGGTCTCTAGGAAGCGCGCCTCCTCCAGACGCTGCTGGCTGGCAGCAAACTGCTCCGGCTGCAGTATATCCGACAAGGAGACCTTGCGCTCGCACTGATAGAACTCCCGATAGACATAGTACTGGGTGCGGCCACGTGGCGGCGTTGCCGTCGGCGTGGACTCACCCGTGCTGCCCAAGCCACGCAGATTGGCGGGCATGGAGCAGGAGGCGGGCAGCGCACTGGCCGCAGGCAGCTCATCCAGATCGCCATACTTGCGTGTTATCTCATCAATCATCTTCTCCGTATCCGCATGTATCATGTCCAGTATGGTGCGTGCATCATCCGCATAGACGGAATGCCGCTTGGGCTCCACGGCCACCACGCCACGCTCCGCCTCGGCTGACCACTCGACCTCCTCATGCACGGGCGAGACTGGACAGGATTTGTAGTGCTTCAATATGCTGGGCGTGCGGCGATTGTTGCCCGCCGGATTGCGCTTGGCGCCCAAGCGTGGCGCAGTCTGTGAGCCATACGTTCTGGATCCTGCGGCGCAGCTGGCATTGGCATGTGCAAAGGGCACTCCTGGCGGCGGATGAATTTGATGCACGCCCACGTGATGCGGATACGGCGGAtaatgctgctgcacttgacgCATAGTTTGAaagttttgttgcaacttggaCTTGGGCGCGGCGCAGTTAAAATATTGCGTAGCGTTGTTATAaacctgttgctgctgctgttgttgttgttgtggttgctgctttgggattgttgctgttgttgtgggaGCGCTAATATACTGTGGAGTTATATGGGAGGCAACTGGTTAGGTTAGAGCGcgcataaaatgtttacaagTTGGGGTAAAGTGTAATTATATTGTTACCAAATATTGTTACCAGGGCGAGCATTAATACGCAGAGAGAAGAGAAACAAGGCAAAGGTTTTTAACGAAATCTACACTCAACTGGccttagctttaaatattgttagttAGCTCACCTGGCTTTGTATAGCGTCCCGGACCGCCAGCTTGGCGTGCACCATCCAGATTTGCTGCCAGACTTAGATCCGATATGCTATGACTGCCACGCAGCGGTCGATGACCCACctgtaaaataaaagcaatcagcaattagttgcatgcaaatgtcaTAGCAGTCAGCAATTAGTCAGAATGCAAGTCTATGAGCTGCAGCTCTTTCAGCagctttagttgttgttgttgttgtgagtCAGTGCTTAACAGTTAGAGAGCGCGCAATTATTTTGCTCTCTCACCACGCGTTCACTCTGACAATGagtgttgctatttttagacATTAGTGAGCACGTTTTTGGGTGTGAGTGTAAGCAGACGCAAGTTTGGCAAACCTAACCCAACAAGCATCGTTCAGTGGTAGAATGCTCGCCTGCCACGCGGGCGGCCCGGGTTCGATTCCCGGCCGATGCAatcgcttttttttaattttatttagttttgaatttaatgcgcCAATGCTAGgcaaattagttaattagttAGCGTCTTGTTTTTAGTGTATGTATGGCGTATTATTGCAAGCTTTAAGTATTGTTTTCGCAATTGAAATTAGATGAGCATGGAGTAGAGACGgaagcatcaacaacaataatttgtagGCATTTCAATTGCGCTCACCTCGGCtatggcatttaattttttgacaCCATTTTTACGCGTGCCCTAAATACGGCAAGGGGAATGGAGGGGGATGGTGTCGGTTTGTGTTGTGAATGTTGGAATACAGACACCAAAAAGTTTGAtgcaaaacacacataaaaacacaaaaggtAGAAggtaaagaaaaataaaaataataaacgcaaaataaataaaactgttgcCCAAACTGAAGCTTGTTACTCACattctccagctgctgcttgaccTTGTTGATGACCTGCAGCAACTCCTCCTTCTTGGTGCTGGTATATGACTTGGTAATCGTTGGTGGCGCCACCGCAATGCCCTTGCCATTCTCCGTATTATGCTTGGCACTGATGCTGCGACGACCTGCGGCGTTAACCAAATGAGAAATGTCAGTTTGAGACGAAATAACTATCATAACGGATGCTTACTGCTTGTGCCACGCTCCAGCAGCAGTCCCGGCCCCTCGGGCAGTGCAGCCTGCAAGaagctgttgccgctgctttgCGGCAAATTCTCGTTGCTGCCACCCAATGTGGAGGCCAGCGAACGTTCCGCATTCTCGGCACTGGGCGTGGAGCCCTCATCCTCGGTATCCGATGTGCCAGTCCCAGTGCCCGTGCTGGCCGTGTGGGAGCTGCCATTGCCGCCCGCTGTGCTCAGCTGCAGTCCGGATTTCTCAAACTTTTGCCGGCGCACCGACTTGCGCAGCTCGTCCTCATTCATGGCGGTCACCTTAAAGTCTCTgttcaaacaaaatacaaactgTTAGTACTGAGAGTGCTTggagtttaaaaataaataaaagttcttgctataatttgattatttagtAATTAATCTAAAGTAACTTTGAGAAATTGCTGTCCCTAAGACTTCGATAAAATTATGAAGCTCCAAAATTAATAAAGGTGTGGCTAGAAAATTTTCTTGCTATACTTTGATTGTTagttatatgtttatatgtattgtCGATTCGATCAGTTCCCTATTGAGAGTTTGCTGACTCTTGAAGTTGAAACCAATTTAtctattttacatttttttcttccTTAATGTTCAGAACCTATTCTGATCTTTCTTTACTCTAatattttcagcaattttAACATTATTGAGAtctttttcaatataatttctatatataatttaattattcatctATCTATAATTTCAAAGTAGAGATATTGCTATTCATTGTATCCTAAGTCTTCTACAACATTATTAAGTAAACAAAGCTCctacaaattgatttgatgCTATAACTTATTTTACAGATATTCATTCCTAACTGTTTTCAAAAACTTCTCTTATTCTTTGTGTTCTCTTACGTGGGCGTGCTGGGCGCCAGATTGTTGTAGAACATGCCGTGGTCGGAGCTGGTGCGCTCGCCATCGCTAATGTCCTCCACATCGCCGTCGTGATCGTGCGTGTGCGTGTCGAAGCGCAGTCCGGGCTTACGCTTGTCCGgcagcagacgctgctggGCCGAGTTGGGCGCCAGGCCACCATTGCTGGTGGCCACTGCTGAGGGAACGCTGGGCATGgtgccgttgttgttgctgccaatgaACTTGAGCTCGCGCCGCGTCTCCATGCCCGAGTCGATGGAGGAGTCTTCGCTCAGATATGTTTGATTGTACATAATGTCCTTGGAGGAGGCGCTATTGTAGTCGGAGGTTTGCACAGTGCCGGCGCTGTGTCCGCCCACGGAGGAGACTGTGCCTAGCGGACTCTCAGAGTTGGAGCGCAGATCGTCGGCGTCCAGCTGACTGCTGCGTTGAGCCCAGCGGCCACGCGCACGtggcgctgccacgcccagctgcTGACTTGGCGAGGAGCTAAGATTGCCCATGGAGCTGGCGGCGTGCATTGCTGCAGTTGAGCCGTTGCCGCCGGCGCTGGCGGGCGTGGGTATGGACAAGGCACCGCTGTCCGCTTCCGCCGCCGCCTTGCGCATGGCCCATTGCGGCAGCTGACCCACATCGGACAGCCTGTAGGCATTGCGATTGGGCAGCGCCTGCTCCTCGCTGGCCACAACAAACTTGGgcgcctgctgctgatgctcCACATCGCTGGTGGGTGACTCTACGCCTGGTGGCGAAATGGGCGCTAGAGGGCGCTGCAGCGGCGGGTGTCCGGAGCGCAGACGCTGCTGCGACATGCGCGCCTGCATGGTCACAATCATGTCGTGGGGCACCTGCCAAATGAAGATGCAGCCATCGCCGCTGGCCGAGATGAGATGGCGACAGTCGTTGGTGAACTTGAGCCCGGTGACCAGCTCGCTGTGTCCATACATGCGCGCCATGCACTCGCTGGAGTAATAATCGTAGACAGCGAGCGTCTTGTCCGTGCAGGAGGTGGCCACATAGATGCCGCTGGGATCGAGGCTCAGCTTGATGACGCTGCCCTCGTCCGAGTGCGAGCCCTTGAAGGTCTTGGTCTGCTTGGCGTTCTGTGTGCCATAGACGCGCACATTGCGATCCTGGCAGGCGGTCAGTATGTGCTTCGAATTCGAGTCCACCTCCATGTCATAGAGCGTCGTCTTGCCCGAGGTGTTGGCGCCGCGCATGAAAATGTTGCCCTGCAAGCAAAAGGAACACACATGAGTATAGAAGTATAAGCGGAAATGTGTCTGGAGCTCACCTGAAAGCTGCGGAACATGATGGACTTGTCCACGCCACAGCTGATCATTTGGAAATTGAGGCCAGCGCCCACAAACTTGATGGAGGTAATGGCCGCGCTATGATCGTCCAGCGTCTGGAGCAGCAAATAGTTCTGCGCTACATCGAAGACGTGAATGAGGCGATCCCGACTGGCGCTGGCCAGCAGCTTGCGCTCGATCTTGTCGTTGGAGTACTCCAGGCAGAGCACCTCGGTGTCGTGCGCCTCGATGGCGGTGATGAGCTTGAGGGTTTGCAGATTGTAGACGCGAATGTTGCCGCAGCGATCGCCGCTGgccaaatgctgcagctcGGGACTGATCTTGATGCAGCGCACGCCGTTGCGACCATCGTAGCTGGAGTTGCCGCCCGTCTTGTCGAAGAGCGAGCCCTGGTCCTTGATGAACAGCAGCTCGTTGTCGCTGTAGATGATCTTGAGCAGCTCCTTGGAGTAGATATTCTTGCGGTAGATATCATTGTTGGCACAACCGTCCAGTCCCCAGACGCGTATGGTGTCGTCCGAGGAGCAGGTGACAAAGCAATCCTCTGGCAGCGTCTGCGAGGGCTCGCGCTCCAGATTATATGGCACAGTCTCCACGCCCCAAATGCACGTGGAGTGATACAGAAACGAGTGGGACTTGCCCACGCGCGACAAATCGCGCACATCCCAAATGTACAGCGAGTGATCGTTGTAGACGCAGCTCACCTTCGAGCGCTGCTCGTCGAACACCATGGCAATGCAGTCCGGGAACTTGGCCTGCTGCGGCACAGACATTATGTGATTGATCTGTATGCCCTGGGCCACATCCACGCCCAGGTAATGCGTGCGCGGCAGCGTCGTCACATACTCCAGCGTGGCCGCATTGAAGATGCGTATAATGGACTCGGCACAGCCCACCAGTATGAAGCGCTCGTTCACGCAAATACAGTTGGCATTGTTCGTGCGGCACTGCACCCACTTGTCCAGCAGCCGGCGCGAGCTAAACTCCACCAGATGCCCCTGACGTGTGATGGCGTACGTGCTCTCCGAGCAGATGCCCTTGCCACAGGCCACCGCACAAAAGTCATTGTCACGCAGATCCCCCAGAATGGCACTGCGTCCCATCAGCGGTATGGGATCCTTGTACtgcaaaaagcaagcaaagtcattagcaaacatttaatatgcTGAGTAGAGTGACTCGATTTGATGGGTgcagaaaattacaaaatggtaaagcaaaatatttccATGCGAAACCATGGTACTAAAATAAACCCTGGGGTGCcttttaagcaaaatgtataaaatttgaaaatgtatTGATGCAACTTTATAGCAATTTAGCATTACAACGagctcaataaattatttgaaaatctAATGATTTTTAAACtgttatagcaataaaaaccTTAAAAAacatcaaaacaaatttgtttttaattgaagttagctatataaatatataaattctctAAAATAATCTCAGAATTTATCTTAGATTACAATTTTGTTATACCATTTTGTATCTTTCAAATCGTGCCACCCTAATGCAGATGCAGCCAACTCACCTTGCGTCCACCCTCCAGGTACCAGTACTTGACGTGTCGATTGCCCACGGTGACAAAATAGCTGCCGTCCTCGGCAAAGCAGACGGCGGCCACTCTGGAGCTAATCTTGTTGCTGGCCATCTTCAGATTGGCGCGCCAGTCGAACACATTCACAATCATATCGTGCTGTGAGCCAACGGACACCAGGTACTTGCCCGTGGGCGAGAAGGcctacaaattgaataaatagtttagtaagtaaatattttatgttttattaatgACTAACCACACAGGTGACGGCATTTTTGTGATCCACAAACTCGGCGACTAcattgccgccgctgcagTGCTCCAAATTGCCGTTGGGCGTCTCCAGTTCCCAGACTTTAATGGCGGGATTGATGCCGCACTCGCCGGTGGCCACGTAGCGGCCGCAGCGCGAAAAGGCAACCGAAGTAAATGCTTTGCGGGATGTGTTCACCAAATAGGCCTGTGTATGACGCCGCGCATTGAACAACACCACTGTGcagctgagagagagagaaggagataaaaagagagagaaataatTAGTTGCGGCCATCAGTCAACGCATGGCTTGTTGTGGCCATGACCAGAGAGCACAGCTCAATGTCAAAAGGGCAGCATATAAAAGTGTTTAAGCATGCACAAGGATAAcaggatacacacacacacacatatacataaatagcTGTGTAGCATGCATAGCTGCACTCATTAGCCCTTATCttgattataaaataaacatccTGCCGCTTTACTCTACTAACGCCCTAGAGGACGACAGTGTCCTTCACATAAACAAAGacttgaataatttattgaaatttaagttaatttgctagacaagctacaaatattttatactgctttatattatatttaatatatctttatatagcatgtaattatttttttaatcagCCTATAACATTTAtgttaaagaaatataaaaatttaatcgTCTAGTTGCGAagcttcaaataatttaattgaatttaagtaGCAAAAAACGTAAGCAGAAAATTGgctgcaattataatttaattacattttatttttgttatttaaatttgcccACTAATTGGCTACTTGGCATACTATAcgtatgcataataattttaagctacaatatacgtatacgtaatgcatATTTCAGGAAATTTCAAATGCAGAGCATTTGCCAAGTCGAACaagcataagcaaacaatttgttactATTTATCTAACGACTCTTGACTGTTTTATTTCTCACTCTGAAGTGTTCTTCAGCTGATGCTCTTGTagtttgtttacttgtttattacacgttgttgttgttgttgatgttgatgttgtcTCGCCctcattttagttttttgctgTGTGCACTTTGCAACTGAAATTTTTGGCTAATGTGCATAATAAGTGTAATttgagcatttaattaagcacatTTGTTGGCCCGAAATAAAGTTAAACAGCTAGAACTTAAATAATTGCCAAGCAACATGCGACAAACATTTGAGCTTAAGGCTTTGAATTGAATGCTCAGTGACATGTGCAAAACGCATGAGCTGTAAATCCAATCACAGTTTGATATATATGGGCGTGTAAACTGGAGCGCATTATcctgtttgcatttgctagacagacagacagacagacacttaCCCAGCTGGATAGGCCAATAGGCCGCTGACTGGGGAGACATCCAGCGCCGCATTGCTGCACACAGTGAGGCCCAAGACTCGTTTGAGTTTTATCTGCAAATAACAAGAAgacgaaaaaataaacatcaaAATTTTAGCAATCAGTGATGTAATGTGTGGACTTAacgtgtttgcttttggcaagGTCAGCAtgacagaaacaaaaaaaaaccaaaaaaaaaaataataaacactttGCTCTCGTGTTCAGATTTGAATGTGCTgtgtaaatttaaagcgcacaCAATTCGCACATTTGGCTGGGCGCGCCCATTTCAAGATGCAGATTACATAATGTAAGCCCCACAGGTGTTAACAACCTTAGCCAATAAGGCCAAATGTAAGTGGAGTTAACGAATTTGCAAAAGCGCCAAATGAAAGTGTAATTAACTAAAATCTTGGgctacaacaaattcaaaaaaaaaaaagtttgctgccTACATGACttcagccaaagcaacaaattgttgctactACCTTTGTCTACATTTTGTTCTACTTGTTAGCCATATTTATTTGTCTGGCAGCTGGTTCCGCCtcacttgagcttgagcttcaCCTTGATCTTGcccagagcaacaacaataataattctAAGCGGCAATTACCAAAGGGGCGTGTACTTGGCTAATCAAGAAACAAGTTGCAGACAGTGGAAACATCTTTATTAAAGTGgaaaaagcaaaactgttgatagaaaaaattaattgaagtgaagttgcattgcaattaacaataaatctTCAATACGAGCGagcaaatgaataataaattaaagagcGCATTTATTAAGAGAGATTTTATAGTCAAGCTTGACTGTACTCTAAGCAGAGGAAGTGCGAATCAAGTGCTATATGACAGTCGTAAACGTAATTGGCAGCTCATGCACTTGTCGTCGTCGACGAGCGACCAACTGGTCGCTCCCCCATGTGGGCGACTCACCCATGAACTATGCAAAGAGCTGAGATGCTTAAGAGAATAAAGtctctgctgttgctattttgcgTCGCATTTCGTTGCTGAGATCATCTTGAagctatttgctttttgtttactaCACACTTTAGAAGTCCGAGTTGTATTTAATGTGCCAACACCACCAACGCAGCAGTCTCGAAATATTTCTCAATGCAAAAGGTCGTTCGACGAACCGGTTTACAATAGCAAAGCGTACAGAATTCTATACAATGTTAAAGTCTAGCTAAATTTGCATTCGTAATGCGAGCCGTGAAATTGTAAGCGttacacgcggcgtatgcgctaTGTAGCTGCAGTAGCTGCTTCTGCCTTTCAGCTCttgtttaaaaatcaatttatctGTTCGCTCTTGTCGAGCGGAAGTCAACGCGcgtcaaaatatttgaattttctattttgttttgcttttgctttttgtcttACAAATTTggcgaaatttatttaaggcGAGTTGTTTGACAGATGAGCAgcttaaatgttataaattatagtttaattgGCAGTTTGCTCGATGTATAACACAGCAgcgcacatggcgtatgcgtaatcgAGTTTGAAACAACGAGCATTAGACACAactgtttgccaaaaaatacGCTGAGCCAAGTTCAATGCACGCTTGGCCGatctgcaactgcaacaatgaAGGCAACTAGAACAAACTGTGGGCTGGCGGCACATTTTTGAGCTGCCCACGCTTTAAAAACACAAAGCTGCGTTGCTCGAATATTTGCACGGCAGGTGTCAAGTCAGTCATCAATTTAAAGCGAGCAGCATTTCAACGCTAACGAGTTTGCCACAGGCAACAGTTTGatgcatgcaaatgttgaGTTGAgaacaaacagaaaaaactTTGCGGAAGTTGTAAAAACTATGCGCAGCATctatatctacatatatatataatatatatatatgtttttgctttggcgcGTGTTGTTCATTTTCATGCCTCTAATTGCGCTTTTTGCTcttgtgttatttatttattaatatttataataataaaacatgtTCAAAGTAATTACATATCACGAAATTGCATATGTTACAGTCCAGCAGCCAAGACGGCGCCCAGATTGTAGctcgttatttatttttaagccaGCATTGACTTGGCCATAAGCGGCGTTAATTAGCCACAAGCCCCAAATgaccagcaacaataacaagcagccATATATGTGAATAACTAATCAGGAAACATATTCCGAGAAGACATCGAGTGagatttacataaatttataaagccaAACAGCTTGGAgtgttatattatattaaatcaatGGGTAAACAATCATTTGCATACAAGATTGTAAActattctctctctctctctctccctctcttgtGGCGA
Proteins encoded in this region:
- the LOC108607846 gene encoding uncharacterized protein LOC108607846 isoform X5 — protein: MRHLIMTPTSLSMSTPTLSSLHHQRMMSQSQLTLNSQSQSQSPSPLTPQSASPSFFGINGSPKFPANYERSDKIKLKRVLGLTVCSNAALDVSPVSGLLAYPAGCTVVLFNARRHTQAYLVNTSRKAFTSVAFSRCGRYVATGECGINPAIKVWELETPNGNLEHCSGGNVVAEFVDHKNAVTCVAFSPTGKYLVSVGSQHDMIVNVFDWRANLKMASNKISSRVAAVCFAEDGSYFVTVGNRHVKYWYLEGGRKYKDPIPLMGRSAILGDLRDNDFCAVACGKGICSESTYAITRQGHLVEFSSRRLLDKWVQCRTNNANCICVNERFILVGCAESIIRIFNAATLEYVTTLPRTHYLGVDVAQGIQINHIMSVPQQAKFPDCIAMVFDEQRSKVSCVYNDHSLYIWDVRDLSRVGKSHSFLYHSTCIWGVETVPYNLEREPSQTLPEDCFVTCSSDDTIRVWGLDGCANNDIYRKNIYSKELLKIIYSDNELLFIKDQGSLFDKTGGNSSYDGRNGVRCIKISPELQHLASGDRCGNIRVYNLQTLKLITAIEAHDTEVLCLEYSNDKIERKLLASASRDRLIHVFDVAQNYLLLQTLDDHSAAITSIKFVGAGLNFQMISCGVDKSIMFRSFQGNIFMRGANTSGKTTLYDMEVDSNSKHILTACQDRNVRVYGTQNAKQTKTFKGSHSDEGSVIKLSLDPSGIYVATSCTDKTLAVYDYYSSECMARMYGHSELVTGLKFTNDCRHLISASGDGCIFIWQVPHDMIVTMQARMSQQRLRSGHPPLQRPLAPISPPGVESPTSDVEHQQQAPKFVVASEEQALPNRNAYRLSDVGQLPQWAMRKAAAEADSGALSIPTPASAGGNGSTAAMHAASSMGNLSSSPSQQLGVAAPRARGRWAQRSSQLDADDLRSNSESPLGTVSSVGGHSAGTVQTSDYNSASSKDIMYNQTYLSEDSSIDSGMETRRELKFIGSNNNGTMPSVPSAVATSNGGLAPNSAQQRLLPDKRKPGLRFDTHTHDHDGDVEDISDGERTSSDHGMFYNNLAPSTPTDFKVTAMNEDELRKSVRRQKFEKSGLQLSTAGGNGSSHTASTGTGTGTSDTEDEGSTPSAENAERSLASTLGGSNENLPQSSGNSFLQAALPEGPGLLLERGTSSRRSISAKHNTENGKGIAVAPPTITKSYTSTKKEELLQVINKVKQQLENGTRKNGVKKLNAIAEVGHRPLRGSHSISDLSLAANLDGARQAGGPGRYTKPVASHITPQYISAPTTTATIPKQQPQQQQQQQQQVYNNATQYFNCAAPKSKLQQNFQTMRQVQQHYPPYPHHVGVHQIHPPPGVPFAHANASCAAGSRTYGSQTAPRLGAKRNPAGNNRRTPSILKHYKSCPVSPVHEEVEWSAEAERGVVAVEPKRHSVYADDARTILDMIHADTEKMIDEITRKYGDLDELPAASALPASCSMPANLRGLGSTGESTPTATPPRGRTQYYVYREFYQCERKVSLSDILQPEQFAASQQRLEEARFLETQRHSSASFFLSSAGQLPHELSQESLLSDGGSYCNSLESVLSDESDCKSAPLEQPIHTLRHAGIRNFIIHGPVSKSYGNSPNAYGGFDYYMRQAAASSANYDSFDVTGYNLEPLKPSALPSSKTYPRLAAAAAPPPAAATHASDHIPTLRSKNKQYNSGVNKSLSSDFAQQRQQRNSNPLAQGQQRELFVRKPLQPKPPVPAKPHNLVSTLSCSVEKQQQRQKQSRTASVVQQFEHNLLKFEHEKQRAQQQRPLAAMRNSVSSGALATTQSCLKKVSRFDTSESSRRATSVRQKTRPKISVRFNTVSQIKYTPSAKRQRDINSNAQAQAQEEVEQQQQLELGEQLLVGSLPSDYGGERSFEMYFQENGNAPENLEHMQSYTKPGMQSVVDEIQQARVKHQKNLDNVERSGNSTSHQCQSIAKKIDIIEKLIDMEERKMEQIRLATETRLRPFACNSKQKGYVKSLTMNFDMLAKAQHQEEQQQQQLEQQLNANEAELCAYARHIRRNCSLPDVLESADFAFGQEVELAKEVIADDDKQQQQQQMAASKSAPNAAAESSQGLRISTPRNPKTLNPMPIEESSIRRACSLSDLHMGNFGKPSKTNGTPQKPMAQHRNGNVSRSASKRNSLQGKSGLGASSNSMNVLNQGSDSEPEDSNRMRSMSNGQSRTNGPIAANRQYNNKLNNVNSNRRKAPNFGTGTALQDDSSSEETPNNAVNNKPVVPPRPRNLGFDHKVKLMGNSPSSGTGPSSEAGAAEDYETTDPEAQVHNVINKLYTTTQTAMQLHANLKNSLLLKELENAVIMSRNMLGSITHRQNEKTLGANGSVGAGGLQQQEQLSAATTANLDNGGYMTMVNNCADLLSNLRTKHKPDDCENNS